CGGCAAACGCTTAGACTGTGCGCGCGTGGGTGAGCATAAGGATTTTGAACCCGGTCCGGTGGCTTCAATTTCTTTTGGCGAAAAGGCGCTGTTCCAGTTTGTTTCAAGCCGTGGAACGGAGTCTAAGTCCAATGTCGTTTTCCAACAGTGGTTGGAAGACAGCTCGCTACAAATCTTTGGCGGCGATAAATTCAAGAGACATCTGTTTCACCGTGTGCAACGGGTTGAGAAAAAAGAAGACACGATTTTCCCACTTAATGAAATCGACAACTTCGAAACTAGAAGAATTAATTTTACCTTTAGATACGTTCCGGACGAGCACATCGTACCTTTTTCACGCCTTCCGGCTGAAGCCAAGGAAGACGTGCAAGGTTACGTGCAAAAGCTTGCCGAACACTCTGAATTTTTTAAATCCCAACTATAAAGCGATTGGCCACGAGGCCTTTAAAACCGGTTTGCTTTTCACAAAAGCCCACGTCAGTTTCAAATTTTGATTCAACCAGCGAACCATCATTTCTTGTTCTGACGGATGCATTTGTTTATTCAAAAATCGGAAATCAAACTGCGAAAGCGGCAGACTTAAGCTCATGGTTTTTTCTTTACCTTTTGAGTTCTCAAAAGTGATTTCAACGGTAACGAATCCCACTTTTTTACCTGGCTCTTGAACTTCAAAATGAAGTTTAACGTTTTTATCGAAAAACCCTGCCCATTCATCATCTGATAGCTCAACCTCAAGCCCTTGCTGGGACATTTGAAAGTTCGGTGAATGGGATAGAACGTAGGACTGAAATAAACCAGTAAAAGCGCTCCATTCATAGGGAATTGGCAATGTGCAGTGAACGCCTTCAGGTAAATCAATCACGCGAATATTTTTGCTGTCGTACTTGATAGTTTTATTCTGAAGCAACTGCGAATTCATAAAATAAGGAACCGCTGGATCCTCTTGGGTGGCATAGATCAAAACAGGCTCTTCGACATTTTTATAGTATTTCCAGAAATCGTTCAGTCCCCAGAAATCATTTCCGTCTTTCATTCCCGGCGGCAACTGCACTGAAGAAATATAAGAAAGTCCACCTTTGTAGGTTCTGGCGATCTCAGTGATCGCCTTAGAAAGAAAAGCAAAATTGTCATGTGTCAGCAAAGCAGGAAGTTTTTGATCAAGACCTAAAAGGCGTTGGCGGCTCCACAGATCGACAACCACTGATTTAAATCCGCCATGGGTCAAATTCAGCATTGTAGGTTGCAGTTGCACGACCGGGCAAAGTGCTGTGAAGCTATTAATCAGCGGAGTTTTGCCAGAGTTGTACTTGTTCAACAAAGACGAAAATAAAACTCCATGCCCACCTAAGCTCACACCGAAAACGTGCACGCTATCAACGATCTGTGAAATAGGCTCATCTGGATTTTTCAAAAGTTTAGCGATCAAAAGATTTTGAATTCCCTCGTCGTAACCACCAAAAGAAAACTGAGAGTTGTTAGCGACAAAATCAGAGCTGGACATATTTTCAACCATCACCACGTTGAATGGCGATTGCTCAAAGAGCATCATCAACCAAGCTCGCTCTGGTTTAAAATCTTCGATACTTGAAAAAATTCCTGTGCGCACGATCACAAACGGTCGGCGTTTGAAATCTCCTTTTAGTGCTAACAAGCCTTTCAGTTTCACGTTTCCTGGAAGATTAAAAACCACGCGACGTAAAAACGGATGCTCTTGCGGTTGGTACTTCATGGACATCATGCTGACTAAATTCGTAAAGTATCCCGTGTCGCCAGTACTTAAATCGGCTTTACAATCGCTAAAATATTTCTGCACCAGCGCGCCTTGCAGTTGCGCTGATTTTGCTAGACGCGGATCCATCATGCGCTCTTGCCAAACCGCCGGAACACAGTGGGATGACATTTCTTTAGTCTTTCCATCAGGCGTCCAGCTAAGCAGGTTTTCGAATACAAAGTTCAGCGCATAAGAATAACGCCCTGGGCTGTTACCAAGGAGCGGTGAATTCTCTGGCGGAAAACTGATCCGGGAGCTTTTAAATTGCTCTAGGAATGCTCGTTGAGGAGTTGTCGCATTTGCGGATAAAGCAAAAGTAAGAAGGCAGATAGATAAAATACAAGACCAACGCATGAAGGGTATTGTGGCCAAAAAGAACCACTGAGTCATCACCTTTTTCCGGAGTGACTTTGAGTATTTACTTAATTAAAGTTTAGGCCTGAGATTTTAAGGAGACACAAATCATGGAACACAAGATAGAGCCCCTTTATGATGGGCCTCTTTTCAGAAACGCCATTCAAACTCTCGAAGAAGCGGCAAAAATTATCAACTGTGACCCGAACGTACTTGAGCGCCTAAAACGTCCTCGTCGCGCTATCACTGTATCGGTACCGGTTCGTATGGATGACTACAGCGTTAAAGTTTTCACTGGTTATCGCGTTCAGTACTCTCCAACTTTAGGCCCCTACAAAGGTGGAATTCGTTATCACCAAAACGTGGACCTTTCTGAAGTTGTAGGTCTTGCAGCTTTAATGACTTTCAAAAACTCTGTTTTGGGTCTTCCTCTTGGTGGAGCTAAAGGTGGTATCACCGTAGATCCAACTAAACTTTCTCGTACCGAAAAACAAAACCTGACTCGTCGTTATGCTTCTGAAATTGGACCTTTTGTTGGACCAACAAAAGACATCCCAGCTCCAGACGTGGGCACTGATCCACAAACTATGGCGTGGTTCATGGATACTTACTCTCAAGAACAAGGTGGCTTCGCGCAACCTGGTGTTGTAACTGGTAAGCCAGTCGAAATCGGCGGTTCTTTGGGCCGTAACCATGCAACAGGTCTTGGTGTTGTTTATGTTGCTGAAAAAGCTTTCGAAGTTTGCGGCATGAACATGAAGGGCTCTACGATCGCGATTCAAGGTTTCGGTAACGTAGGTTCTTTCGCAGCGAAATTCGCAGCTGAACGCGGTGCTCGTATCGTGGCAGTAAGTGACGTATCTGGCGGTATCCATAACGGTGACGGCTTAGACATCGCTGACGTTGTTGAATACGTAAAGGCTCACAAATTCTTGAAGGGCTATCCTAAAGCTCAACCAATCAGCAATGAAGATTTGCTTGAAGTGAAATGTGATGCTCTTTTCCCGTGTGCTCTTGAAAATCAAATCGACACGCACAATGCTGAAAAGATCCAAGCTAAAATCATCGTTGAAGGTGCTAACGGACCTATCACGAATGCAGGAACAAAGATCCTTTCAAAACGTGGCGTATTCATCGCTCCAGACGTTATTGCTAACGGTGGCGGCGTGATCGTTTCTTACTTTGAATGGGTTCAAGATACGATGGCTCTTTTCTGGGATGAAGATGAAGTGAATAGCCGCTTAAAAGGTATTATCACTAAAGCTTTCGACAAAGGTTATGCTTTATCGAAGGAAAAAAACATCGACATGAGAAACGCAGCTATGGCTGTATCTGTTCAGCGTCTTGAAAAAGCCATGCTTTTGCGCGGTCTATATCCAAGATAATGTCTTTGTCCAAGCCTTGGTTTCTTATACCACCCCAGTGGGCTCACGATCTGAGCTCACTGGCTTTACCTCTGTACTCTTTCATCCACGGTCGCAAAACTCCGCAATGGAATAGCTTTGACTGGCGTGGACTTCATTTCGCCAACCCATTGGGAATCGCCGGCGGAGTTGATAAAAATGCTGATAATTTGAAAGACTGGTGGGCTTTGGGCTGCGGTTTTGTTGAAGTGGGAACGGTTACTCCCCGCGCGCAAAATCCAAATCCTGGTAAGATCATGGATCGTGATCTAGAGCTTCAGGCGATGTGGAATAAGATGGGTTTTCCCAGCGAAGGCGCTGACGACGTCTTTTACAATCTTTCTTCGTACGCTCCGAAATATCGTACACCGATTTTTGTGAATATCGGTAAGAACCGCTACACTCCGAACAATCAAGCTGTTCAAGATTATCTGACTCTAGTCGATAAATTTCGTCCTTTTGCAGATGCCTATGTTGTGAATATCTCTAGTCCCAACACTACGGGCCTTCGAGATCTTCAGAACAAAGAGAATCTGGATTCTTTAATCAGTCCTATTGTTGAACGTGTTTCTCGCTATGAACCCACACCTGTCCTGGTGAAGTTATCGCCAGATATGGGCGAAGAAGTTTTGTCAGAAACTGTTGTGCACTTGGCTAATTTGGGAGTTGACGGATTCGTGTTAACAAACACGACTCTTTCTCGACCTGCTGGCTGCACTTTCCCCGCAGAGGGCGGCCTTTCTGGGGCGCCTTTAAAGGAACTTTCTAAACGTGCGTTGAAAATCGCAACAGAAAGTTTAGGACAAAAACGCGAAGGCAAGCTTCTAGTCAGCGTAGGCGGAATTATGACCCCCGAAGATGTCTTTGAAAGATTGCAAATGGGCGCAGATCTTGTTCAAATTTATTCTGCTTTAGTTTTTCATGGACCTCATTTTTTCCATGACGTAGCAAGAAGGTATAATGACGGACGATAGCGCTGTGGAAAGCAAAACTAGAAAATCTAAAATCCGCAAAGGACATTGGATTCCAGTGGTTGCTGGTTTTTTGCGCAAAGATGGCAAAATTCTTGTAGGTCAGCGTCCTGAAAATAACTCTTTAGCGGGCCAGTGGGAATTTCCTGGCGGAAAAATTGAGTCTGGCGAAACACCTGAAGATGCTTTAGCCCGTGAATTAAACGAAGAGCTAGGAATTGAAGCCGAAGTGGGTGAACTAAAACTTGCTTGTACGCATTCCTATGGTGATGTCGGTATCCTGATTTTGTTTTACGAAATATTATATTGGAAGGGCGAACCCCGCGCGAAACATCACATGATGCTAGAGTGGATTCACCCTGAAGAACTAAAACACCGAAACATTCCTGAAGCCAATCGCAAAATCTTGCATAAGATTTATAAAGCTCTAGGACTTGAATGGCGAAAGTAATACTAGTTAGCAAAAAAGTTGACGCCACCTCCTGGCAACTTGCTCAGGCCTTAAAAGCCCAGCAACACGAAGTCATCTTGCTTACTAGTTACGGCGAAATTCCCCCTGAAAGTAATGGCATTGAATTCATGGCTTATTTCAAAAGATGGAATCTGCTTGAAGGCATTAGAATCATCCCTGGCTTGTTCGGTTTACAGCCGCAAATTCTGCACATCTTGCTTGATGAAGATAAAATGAATGCCGCGCAGATGGTGCTTTCAACTTTTGCAAAATCCCATCCTTCTTGCGTTTTAACGACGTCATTGCTTCACATCCGCCATGGACTTAGCCGAGGCAATGCGGTTCGCTATTTGATTGAAGAAAGTGATATCGTCACCTGCCCAACAGTAGATTCATTGGGCCAGCTTCGTGGTCTGAACGTGCGATCTGTTCGACAGGGCCGCGGGATTTTGCCTCCGGTTTTAGACTTGAAAAACGAAATTCACGACGAAGTCTACTCTGGCGAAGAAGTCGCGTTAGCCCAGCACTTTGCCGATAAAGACTATGTGGTTATTCCTTTTCGTGAAGACAAATTTGATCCAGACTCTGAAACTTTTGTTCGCATCCGCGCTTTTGCGCAGAAGTATAAAGTGGTCTTGTGGGGAAGCTATTCTCACTGGGCATTAAGGGAACGAAAAAAGTTCGCAAAATGGATGGCTGATTTTGGCTGTTCAGATTGTTGGACCGTGACTGGACTTTTATCGGCACAAATCAGTCAGCAGCTTTTGGAAAATTCAAAAGCGTTTGTCTTAGCAGGACAACATCTGACCCCAGTTGAAATGACCGAGTATTATCTGCGCGCCATTCAATCAAGTGCCACATTGATTCTGGATTCAAAACAAACCAGCTTGCATTCTGATTTGTGGAAACATGCCGTGAATTGCTGGGTCCTGGACTATCATCATCTGCAAAGAGATCTGGTGAGATTATTAGCGAAATCTCATTTACGAGTTCCTGAAAGTTTATCAGACCAACTGGCGCAAGACCGTCACGTGATTGATTCGTCCTTGAATGAACTCAATCGTCTGTACAACAAGGCTTTAAATAATCTAAGATAAGACATGGCTAAAAAACCACGTCTGCCTGAAAGCTTAAATATCTGTCTGACTTCCCATCGCTTTCCGATTTTAAGTCGCGCAACGGATTTAGGTTTTTTATGGCCCATCGCCAGAGGCCTTGCTCGCGAAGGTCATAAAGTCACAGTTTTAGCTGCTTCTTCCCCCTTAAAAAAACCTGAAGTTTTTAGGGACGGCGTGCGCGCTTACTTTCTTCATGAAGGCGAAAAAAACCTAAGCCATATGAATTTTCAGATGGCGGTTCGTCAGCGTTTCAGTCAGCTGCATAAGGAAGAACCCTTTCACATCGTGCACAGTATTGATAAATCAGCGTTCCGTATTGCCACTCGCAAAGAAGATCTAAAAGTGGCCGTTGCCTATGACGTTGAGGCGACTCAGATGTCACAACTTTTTGCGATCCGCGCGATGAAACAAGACACCTTAGGAAGCATGTTAACGACAGCCTTAGCGGTGTCTTATAAGTTTTTGACGACTTATTATGGTGGAGACCGACGTTTACTTTCGACCGCCGACGGGATCTTCGTTACCAACCCTGAACAACGAATTATTTTAGAGCGTTATTATCTTTATCCCGACTTTCACACCTACACAGTGCCCTATGGAATTGAGTTAGGTGACTTATCCCCGAAGGAAAAATCCTTAGAGCTGCGTAAAAAACTTGGCATTCCTGAAAACGCCCACATTGCAGCCACGATCACTGACATGACCGAGGTTCAAGAGGTTTTACCTCTATTAAGAGCTTTTGAAAAAGTCGCTATCAAAAAACCAAATAGCTATCTGCTTTTAGTGGGTAATGGTCCGAAGTTTAAAAAGATTGAGTATGAAGTATTAAACCTAGCTTTAGGCAATCGAGTGATCATGCCTGGCGCTGTCCCCGCCAATGAACTTGAAGACTATATTTTGTTAGGCGATGTCTTTGTAAACATGAGTTCTAGAACAACTGGTTTTGAACCATCTACTTTGGAAGCTATGGCTCAAAAAAAGGTCGTTTTAGGTTCCGAAGTGTCCCCGATCGCTAATATTATTGAAGATGGTCGCGATGGATTCTTGTTAAGACCGGCCGATGTGGACTCTATGAGTAATCTTTTGGTGGAAATTTTCTCTGGAACCCTGCCTGCTGATGAGATCGGCGATCGAGCCCGCCAAAAAGTGGTCGATTTGTTCGATACAAGCAAGATGGTCCAGGCTACGTTAGATGCCTACCGCAAAATCCTTATAAATAGCGGCGCCTATAAGAAGCAATGAGTTAAAACTTTTAAAAGTGGTAGTCACAGCCTTTCTGATCTGTATAATCGAGAGTGTTATCAATACTTTAAGTATTAGGAACCAGAGATGACTAAAGCGGATTTGATTAATTTAATTTCTGAAAAAGCGGGCATCACCCGTGTGAAAGCAGAGACTGTAGTAAACACTATTTTTGATTCTATGGTTGAAGCACTTATGCGTGATGATCGTATTGAGATCCGTGGTTTTGGTTCCTTTGTGAATCGCCAATATGGTGCTTATAAAGGCCGCAATCCTCGTACAGGTGAAATCATCAACGTAGAGGAAAAGAAACTTCCATTCTTCAAAGTTGGAAAAGAACTTAAAGAAGATATCAACAACGGCTCTAAAGAGGGCTAAAGAAAAAGGGGCTAAAAAGCCCCTTTTTTTATTCCTAAATTTTACTGTCAGAACAGCTTATTTTACACACTCAGTTTTAATAACTTCATAGAAACCGTTGGCTGCTTTGAAAGTCGTTAAACATTTAAAAGTCACACGAGCGTAATAGCCACGAACTTCAGTAGTAATCGCAAGATCAGCGCCTTCTACAGTCACGAATTTATGACCTTGAACATTCACTGTCTCTTCATCAAAACCAAGAGTTTCAAGAACGCTTTCGTTAGTCATGAACCAGATTTCTTTCATTTTTCCGGCAAACGCTGGAGAAGCAAAAAGAACAGCAGCAAGAATTAGTTTTTTCATAGAAATTCCTCGTTAGGTGAAGTTGATAAACGAGGTTTTAAGGGATCTGCCCTTAAATGCAAAACAAAGAAAGAATTTCATGTGATTTTTACGCGGTTAGAAGGATCTAACCGCGCTTAATTATTTTTTACAGAACTCTAATGAAGCATCTTTTTCGCAAAGTGCTTTTTTCATAAGATCTACTTCTTGAACCTTAGTTTTCAAAGCCTTGTTTTCTTCTTCCAAAGAGGCGATTTGACGTTTGTGCTGAGCCAATTCTTTATGGATTTTTTGGCTGTCGTTGAACCACAATGTATAGAACTGTTTCACCGCTTCGATAACTGGTGAAATGAAGCCCATGTAGTTTACTTTTTTTATGCCCTTATCATCTGTATTTACTAGGTCCGGAAATACTTTTTCAACTTGCTGGGCGATCACACCGTACTGCACACCGCTTGTGTACTTCAGTTCGTCTTTGTATTTATAAGTTACACCTTCGACACGCAGAATTCTATCTAACGAGTTATCGATAGTTTTAATGTCGCTTTTTAATCTGCGATCAGACGGAGTTAAAGAGCCCGTATAGGTGATGTTGCGAGCAGTAAGGTCCATAAAAGTACCTAAATTGCGATTATAAAAAACTAGCAAGTTACGCGTCCCTTGAGTCGTACCGATTTCGATGTCGCTGCCGCCCGCATCGCCTCCGAAATAAAGAAGATCGCCGTAACCATTTTGGACTGCCATTTCACCGCCAACTTGAAACTTATAAGCAGGGGTAATTCCCACCCCCACTTTTCCATCTGATTGAGCTCTGAAAATTTGAGTCCATGCACCTGCGGCCGTACTCCATCCGACTGCAAAAGCATCTGCAGCTTGGGCATTGTCACTGATATTTACGCGAAGTTCTGCAGAGTCAGCTGCTAAATTATAACGCCCCATCCAAAGTGGATCCGTCACAGTACTGTCTTGAGTTGCAGGCGAAGGCCCACCTTGGAAAGAGATTTTGTTGCCATAGCCGGGCATAGTTCCCGTCGACACTGGGTTCACGGCCCCTAAGTCAAAATCGTTATTCACAATTAAACCAGTTGAGTCTACTTTCCCGATTTCAGTGTTACCGATCCAGAAGCCAACTTGATTGTTCGAGTATAAATTAAGTCCTCCAGTATCAACACCAGCAACCACTGTCGTTCGTGGTTTTTGCGGCCCCGTCGCAGAGAAGCCCGCACCTTGATGCGAGATATATCCATAGCGTGCACCCGTATTAGAAGTACCCACCTGAAATAGTGCGCGTGATAGTGTACCGGTATCATCGGTGTTCATAAGATAACTCGTCACGTCCCCGTCGCCAGATCCCGTAACATGCAGTTTCGCTGATGGACTGGTCGTCCCGATTCCGACAAGCCCTGTACCCAACAAAGTCATAATCTGAGTGTCATCGAAATGAGAGTCTGCTTCTTTGACTTCGTCATCATCCGTATCAGCAGAAAATATTAGTTTATTTAATTCAACACCCAGACGGAAATCCGTTGCTGTTGTGCTTTGATCATTGAAAATAACACCGGGTTTATACGCCTGAACAACCACATCACTATAACTGTTGGCAGACGTAGCGTCTCTGAAAATTGCTACCGGCTGAGCAGCAACAGCATCGCGATACACATGGAAATTTGCAGTGGGATTTGTCACATTTATGCCGACATTTCCGCCAGCTGCCAGAGTCATTCTTGTTGCGCCGTTTGTTTCCAAATTTAAAGCATAGTTATCATTCGTTCCTAAAGTTGCAATCGCTGCAAATGAGTTTCCTCCATTAGCAAAGATTCCAGATGATGAATAAGTAGTACAACCCATTACACCCGATGCATTGAAAGTCACTAACTCACCCACAGCACATGTAAATGGCACTAGGCCGTTACCCGTGCCATTCGATGCAATAAGTCTGTTTGCAGTGATCGAAGTGACACCTGTTCCACCTTTAGAAACCGGAACTGCCGAAGGAAAGTTTGCAGGATCAGCAGTGATCGTTCCAGAACTGACTGCGATACCCGCACCTACTTGTACAGCACCTTTAGTTGAAGTTGTCGCATCGTTAATTGAAATAGCTGGTGTTGTTGTACCAGTAGCTACAACGATAGGAGCTGTACCGGTTACACTTGTAACAGTTCCATTAGTTGGCGTTACCCATTGCAGCCCAGATGCTTGAGCAGAGTTCGCTGATAACACTTGTCCATTCGTACCAACCGCCAAACGAATATCATTGGTGCCGTCGTTAACAACGATGTCGCCCTTTGTTGTTAACGGAGACAATCCATCAAACGCAGCCACGGCTGTCGTTTGTCCCGTACCACCGCTTGAAATCGGCAAAGTTCCTGTCACATCTGAAGCTAAGTTAATTGCGGCTCCACTGCTTGCTGCAGTTAAGCGACCTTGTGCATCCACTGTGATGGAAGCTCTGGTATAAGAACCGGCAGTGACCGAAGTATTTGCTAAAGAAATTGTTCCGCTTCCAGTAATAGGTCCACCAGATAAGCCAGTGCCAGTTGCAATACTTGTAACTGTACCAGAATAAGTATCTGAACCAGGTGCCCACTTCGTACCGTCGTATTTTAAAACCTGACCTGTTACTAAACCTGTTGTATCAACGGTGACACCTTTGATTTTATCAACACTGACAGCACCAATAGTGCCGCTTACGTCACCCGCGACAGAAACATTGATTGCCTGACATTGGAATGATCCCGAAACCGAATTCCAGTAAGGAGTTTGGTGAGCTGCACAGTTCGCACTGCCTACTGCAGTATTAAAGGCAGCAGTCGTTTGGTAAGTTGCAAGTGCTGTAGAAAGGTTTGTAACGTCTGAAATCGCGAGGGCTGCACTTAACCACTGAGTGCCGTTATATTTTAAAAAATGCCCACTCGTTGGCGCGCCCGATGCCACGGCCACACCTTGAAGTTTCGTTACAGACGGATTTGGATAAGTACCGCCAAGGTCACCGCCGGCAGCACCGGTTGGAGTACGTGCATCAGTAAATCTTGCATCGTTACCTGCTGCCACAGTGCCCGCAGTCGTTCCTACAGAAACACCGATCACCGGAATACTTGCAGTTCCACCTTTTGTTAATGGAGCTGATACGTTGACGTCAGATACCATCCCCGCACCGCCAGCGTCGTTCTGACAGGCAAAAGTAGTTCCGTCGTATGTTAAGTACTGACCACTCACGCAAGTAGTTAGCATATTTTTTAAAACGAAGTCTGCAATGGGATGAGTATCTAAAGTTTCTGCCGACTTGGATTTTGTCGCCACAGCGGAATGGGCTGCATAAGGTACAGTGCGAATCACGTTATCAGGAGTAATTAGCTTCCATCCCGTTCCATCGTGAAAATGCACGCGCAGCTTTCTTTCGTCAGATTGACCTGCGTTGTACGGCGTATTCCCTTCACAGACGAAACTTGTGCTGTTTTCAAATGCGCTTAGAACATTAAACGTCGGATTTGCCGCGATATCAGGATAAGTGATGGTACCAAGACCGATGGGTACGTCAAACACACCACCGGAATTATTCATGGAAATACCATTCACTTGTTCGCGATAAATGATGCAAGACCCAGATGGATTCGTTACTTCAAAAAGAAAACTGATCGTTCCAGAATTCAGCGCAGTTCCATCAGTTTTTAAAATTCGTCCTTGATACATCAACGACGCAGGTGTCGCCAAAGCGAAAGACGCAGTTAAAGAAACAACCATCGAGATTAATTGACGTGCGATTGCTCGAGTTTTCATATTAATCTTATCGGAATTATTGGTGTTTTCCTGAAAATAAAGATGCCGAAATAACGGAGTTTTCACATTTCCGTCTCAGAGTGAGAAATGGAAAACTATCAGCTGGAAACTACAGGCGTTTTATTTATACGCAAACGTACGAAGGTCTGAGATTTCATCGATGCCGTAAAGGCACATAAACAAACGATCAACCCCAAGAGCAATTCCACCTGACGGTGGCATTCCCGCTTCAAGAGCTTTAAAAAACTCTTCATCCAGTTGAATTTCTTCTTTTTTCATCTCGCTCTTTTTAATTAGATCTTCCTCAGCGCGAAGACGTTGAATTTTTGGATCGTTCAGTTCGTTAAAGGCGTTAGCTAGTTCGTAACCCTTCCAATAAACTTCAAAGCGATCTCCCCACCCGTCTTCTGTCATTCGCGCCAAAGCCGCTTGGTAGGGAGGATACTTTTCAACAAAAACTAAATCATCGCTACACAATTGCGATTCGATTTTTTCCATAAAGATCAAAAAGAAATAATCATCGATGCTTTCTGCACTCCGCACGTCGACGTTTAGTTTTTGCGCAAGTGCTTTGAGCTCTGGGATTGAAGTCTCTGGTTTAAAATCAAAATGACAGTGGATTTTAAAAAGCTCTGCTACTGAATAGCTTTTTACCTCTTTAGGCGCAGAGATTTGCAAAACCTCTGCAAGGAAGCCAACAAGCTTCAACACATCTTCTTTGATAGTTTTTAAATTATCAAAAGCGCGATACCACTCAAGCATCAGAAATTCAGGCTGGTGGCGTTCCGTGATCTCGCCATTACGGTAACAAGGTGCAAATTCAAAAATCTTATCCGCACCTAAAGCTAAGGCCTTTTTCAAGTGAAGTTCAGGGCTAGTGCGTAAGAAAAGTTTTTCCTGACGCGAGCCCACCTTTAGCTGACTAGAAAAAACATCTAGACTGGGTTCCGTTCCTGGGCAGGGCACAAG
This is a stretch of genomic DNA from Bdellovibrio reynosensis. It encodes these proteins:
- the epmA gene encoding EF-P lysine aminoacylase EpmA: MTRTDYLTNIWKPYPAMPATFLVAGRIYKLEREGELLEVTVARDNQNHKIKFEKAPSHSEFLSEGDLIAVVSSDEIVLLAPQLAALPVRTLDSDLLKKYENYLKVLRQFFYEKDFLEVQTPTLVPCPGTEPSLDVFSSQLKVGSRQEKLFLRTSPELHLKKALALGADKIFEFAPCYRNGEITERHQPEFLMLEWYRAFDNLKTIKEDVLKLVGFLAEVLQISAPKEVKSYSVAELFKIHCHFDFKPETSIPELKALAQKLNVDVRSAESIDDYFFLIFMEKIESQLCSDDLVFVEKYPPYQAALARMTEDGWGDRFEVYWKGYELANAFNELNDPKIQRLRAEEDLIKKSEMKKEEIQLDEEFFKALEAGMPPSGGIALGVDRLFMCLYGIDEISDLRTFAYK